A stretch of DNA from Desulfosarcina ovata subsp. ovata:
GACCCATGACCTGAGCGTGATCGCCCGCATGGCCGACGATGTGGCGGTGATGCGGGGCGGGGCCATCGTTGAAAGCGGGACCGTGACGGACATTTTTCATTCCGCCGGCCACCCGTATACGCAGGCCATCCTGAAGGCCCATATGAGCCTTTACGAAAGCCGGTTGGAACGGCTGCTGATGCAGTCGATCAAAAACTGACGGATTCGTGCATTCCCCCCGAGAGGAGAAACCGGTGTATCTGCTGGAACTGAAAGGAATTTTTAAATCATACCGCCGGGGTGGCCTTTTCGGGACCCGGGAGCGCATCAGCGTTTTGAAGGACATCCATCTCGGCCTGGAAGAGGGGGCCTGCGTCGGCCTTCTGGGCAGAAGCGGATGCGGCAAAAGCACCCTCGGCCGGATCGCACTGAACCTCGAACCGCCGGACGCGGGGCAGGTTTTTTACCAGGGCCGCCGCCTGGAAACCCTGAATCGTGAGGCGTACCGGGAATATCGCCGCAACGCCCAGGTGGTCTTCCAGAATTCCCAGGGCGCCACCAACCCGCGGCTGACGGCTGGTGAGATCATTGCCGAACCGATCCTGAATTTCGAGAATCCGGAGAAAAAAGCGTTGCGCCGGCGGGTGGACGAATTGCTGGAGCGGGTGGGGTTGGCTTCGGCCGATGCCGAAAAAAGCCCCCGCCAGTTCAGCGGCGGAGAACTCCAGCGAATCTGTATCGCCCGGGCCATCGCCCTTAGTCCCAGATTGATCGTGCTGGACGAGGCGGTCAGCAGCCTGGACATGCTGATCCAGGCCAGAATCATCGACCTGCTGCTGGAACTGCAACGGGAACTGAAAATGACCTACCTCTTCATTTCCCACGATATCCGTGTGCTGCTCAAGGTTTCCGACCGCCTGGTGGTCATGCATGACGGACGCCTGGTGGAGCAGTCCCTCGACATGGAGGCGGTCGATGGTTTTACCCATCCGATGTTTACCCGCCTGCTCGAAGCCATCCTGCCGCCCACGCCGGCTCGCGTTAACTGACAGCCTGTTGGTAACGCACTTTTCCTATCGGTTGCCGACCACCGGCCGGCCGGACCGGCTAAAAAATCCATTTGCAATGGCCGCCCAAATACGGTTTATCATTCCTTTTCAGAAAAAAGGAGACTGGCGATGCTGGATTTCATGCTGGTGGGGGGCGGGATTGTCGGCGTTTCCACGGCCTGGCAACTGAAACAGCGCTATCCGGATGCACAGGTTCTGCTGGTCGAGAAGGAAGACCGCATGGCGCGGCATCAGACGGGGCGCAACTCGGGGGTGATTCATGCCGGGGTCTACTATGCGCCGGGAAGCCTGAAGGCCGACTTCTGCCGGCGCGGTGCCGAAATCACCTTCAATTTCTGCCGTGAGTACGGCCTGCCCGTCGAGCAGTGCGGCAAACTGCTTGTGGCCACCGATGCGCAGGAGGTACCCCGCATGGGGGCCCTGGAAGAACGCTGCCGCCAGAACCGGATTCGGACGATCCGGCTGTCGCGGGAGGAACTGACGCGGCGTGAGCCCCACATCGAAGGTCTGGCGGCCCTCTTCGTGCCGGCCACCGGGATTACCGATTATGCCCGCATTACGGCCACCATGGCCAGTCAGTTTGCCGCCCTGGGCGGTCGGGTTCGAACCGGCCGGCCGGTGACCGCCATCCGCGAGGAACAGGGCGGGGTGCGGGTGACCATCGGTGGAGAGACCCTGCGTACCCGTTACCTGGTGGCCTGCGGCGGGCTGATGGCCGATCGCCTGGCGCGCATGATGCACATCGATATCGATTTTCAGATCATTCCCTTCCGGGGGGAGTACTACGCCCTTTCCAAACCCTTCGAGCGCCGTTTCAACCACCTGATCTACCCGATTCCCGATCCGGATTTGCCTTTCCTGGGTGTCCATCTGACCCGCATGATCGACGGCCGGGTGACCGTCGGCCCCAATGCCGTGCTGGGCTGGAAGCGCGAAGGCTACGGAGCGGTGAACCTGGACCCGGTCGACATCCTGGAGATGCTGCGCTTCCCCGGATTCTGGAAGGTGATCGGGGCCCACCTCAGCTCCGGCCTGGGGGAGATGCGCGACTCGCTGCTTAGGCCCGGATATCTCAAACGGGTGCAGAAGTACTGCCCTGCGGTACGGCTGTCCGATTTGCGTTCCTATCCCACCGGCATCCGGGCCCAGGCCGTGCTGCGTGACGGCGCCCTGGTGCACGACTTCCTCTTTGCCGAAAGCGAGCGCTCCCTGCATGTGTGCAACGCACCGTCACCGGCGGCCACCTCGGCGATTCCCATTGGTGAGTACATCTGCGAGAAGTTGGGTGAAAAGTTTTTACTGTAAAAAGACAGAGCTGGATCCATCTCAGATGGATCCAGCTGCGCACCTCCGCCTTGTATGTACAGCGATCGAGTCGTTTCCCACCTTGGTAGTAATCCTGATCCAGAAATTTAAAAAGCTCTGAAAAAGAACATCCTGCGTGCCGGCATTCGTCGATCGCTACCATAGCATTCAGGATCATGCTTTTGGAAGGCGTTATCGGTCGTCGCGGTATGATTGATAGGGCTTCCTCCCTCTGGCCTTGCTAAAAACATCATATTGGTACGGATAGTCCGCATAAAATAATTGTTATTTATTTTATTATAGGAAGTAATTGTAATTACTGTTAACGTCAATGACGTTTTTGTCTTTTTTGTTGATTTCAAGCCTGTTTTGTCTTATCCATGAAAAAATTGTGGAAAAGCGGAAAAAATTGCGTTTGGCAAGCAGTGTTTTGAACCATGCTATCGACTTCCACGATTGGGTTATTCGAACAAGCGCTATCGTTTGGCTGGCTAGCTGGGTGGGAAAGGAACTGTTGAATGACTACTCTTGATTTTACTGCTGAGCAACTGGAATTCCTATCTGTTTTGGATGCCTTCAATGGGCCGGTACCCATAAATATCGTCGGATCACTATCACCGCTTGCGCCTGGCGAGCTGCTTGACTTGCTGCGCCGTGGAAAAGAAATAAACCTGATTTCTGAACCTGATCAGGATATGTTTGCGCTCACTGAAGAGCTACCGCAAAACTTCATCAATGTGTTTGGCGAAATAAATGATAAAGAAAAAATCGATTCAATCGTTAGACAACTTTCGCAGCTAAACCTATGGGAGGAAATTCCTTTTTCCCAAAAAGCGAATCTTTTGGCTCAATCGGGAAATGAAAAAGAAGCAGGTTTGCTTTTTGCGGAAATTGCCCAAACATCACTTGAAAATAAAAATGAATGTGCTGCTTATGATAATTTGATAAATGTCATCAACATTCTTCCGGCATATCTGGGAGAAAATGTAGTCGATACGGTTTTCGTAAAGGCTTGCCAGCAATTGTGCTACCTTTGTAACTATTTTGGGAGATACGTAAGTATTTTGCCCCGGGTCCTTAAGTTCGCGATTGAAGCTGCGGACCGGTTGGGAGACAAACGATCCAAAGCGATTTTGAATTTTCATCTGGGATTTTACCACTTTACATTCGGAAGGAGCTCGGACGCGCTGCAAAATATTGAGACCGGACGATTGATTGTCGAAGATTTGGGCGATGACGACATGCTGATGCAATCCTCCGGTTTTATGGGACTTTACTACTTTTTCCAAGGCCTCAACAAGGAGGCCTTAGATATGTTCGAAAAGGTGGACTTGAATTTGGGTACCCGAACGGGTTTTCTTTATGGCCCGAATTTTTTGGCATACAGTGCCGCATATTCCGGTCATTTTGACAGAGCGATCGGATGCCTTGATTATTATTATCATCTTGCCCAGCGAATGGGACGTGAGCCGATTGCATCCATCTACAGAGCTTCATTGGGCAAGTTGCTTATTGCTACACACAAATTGGAGGATGCAAAGCATCATCTCCTCGGTGCATTGGAAGCGAATTGTCCATTGGAAAATGAATTCGCAGGGCTTTGCGCCGAGAGCGGTTTGGCATTTTACTATTACCGACATAATAACCTGATAAAGGTATCTGAATATATGGATCGGTTTTATGCCAGGATGATGAAGTCACGGATTACCATATTGTCTTTGACACCGTGGTGGGTCCAAATGGTTTACAATGCAGAAAAACAGGGTTATCAACCGCCTCCCGCTTTTAGCTGTCAGAATTTGATAGAAAATTTGGCAAAAGAAAAAAACATTCATCTTAAGGGAATCTCATTGAGATTAAAAGCCAAATCATTATCATTCGCCGGCAACCAAAAGGAAGCAATAAAGAAACTTCTATATAAAAGTGAAGCCTGTGCCGATGCCGCATCCGACCCCATCCAACTGGGAATAAGCAGGCTGGAAGTCGCCAAGCTGAAGGTCAATGAAGGCGATATCAAGGAAGCTTGCCGGCTGGCCATGCAGGCTCGGTTAAGGCTTTCCGGTCAATGGGAATTTATCTTTCCCGATGACCTGCGGTTTCTCTTGGATAAGTACAACGATCGCGTCAATGAAAATCATTTCGGCGATGGCTTTATAGAGGATTTTATTAACAAGTTAAGCGAATTGCCCTACCATTACAGCATTGATCACGGCTATTCCAACGTTCTTGCCTTTACCAATCGGGCGTTTCGTGCCGAGCGAGGTGCGATATTATGGATGGATTCGATACCAAAAAAAGTGCTCCAACCAAAGGCTTTCAAGAATATGAGCGCTTCCGATCTCCACGCCGAGAGTTTTCGACCGTACATGGCCGCCATCATCCGGTGCCAAAAAGAAAATCGCCCTATTTTGACGAGTCATCATTCCCTTAATAATGGATCCAATACCGATGGCCCTTTATCCGCGCTGTGTCTGCCAGTTTGTATGAATGGCATTTGTAGAGGCGTTTTATATCATGACAACACATATGTCTGTAATTGTTTCGAACAATTAAGCAAAAAAGACTTGGAACAAGTCAGCGTTCACCTGGAACGCTATTTTATAAGATGTTTCGAATTCAACAAGGCCATCCAAGACACAAAGAAAAACGCCGTTCGCGAAGCCGCTGCTCTGACCGAAAATTCAGGGGGTAACGAACTGATTGCTTCTTGCCAACCGATGGTTGAGCTGTTGGATCAGGCCGATAAAGTTGCCCGTACGGACAGCACTGTGCTGATCATGGGTGAGACCGGTGTCGGAAAAGAGGTGCTGGCCAAAAGAATTCATATGATGAGTCCCCGGGCATCCACACCATTTATTACCGTGGATGCGACGACCATCCCGGATAATTTGGTGGAAAGCGAGCTGTTTGGGCATGAAAAAGGGTCTTTCACCGGCGCGGATCGGCAAAAAATCGGTCGCTTGGAACTCGCCGACAAAGGAACGCTATTTATCGATGAGGTGGGCGAACTACCTTTGCCAACGCAGGCCAAACTGCTGCGGGTGCTGCAGGAGAAGACCTTTATCAGAGTCGGGGGGACCTTGCCCCTTGAATCGAATTTCAGATTGGTGGTTGCCACCAACCGTAAACTCGAAGAAGAAGTGAAGAATAAGAGGTTTAGGGAAGATCTGTATTTCCGATTGAACACCGTCCCGTTGATTTTGCCTCCGTTGAGAGAACGCGGCAAGGACATTATTGAACTGGCCAAATATTTTCTAAAACAATTTTCCACCAAATACAAACATGATGATTTACGATTGAGCACAGAGGATGAAAAAAAGCTTCGCCTCTATCACTGGCCCGGTAATATCCGTGAGTTGGAGCATGTTATCGAACGAGCGGTGATTCTTTCAAAAGGAGATAAAATAGAATTAAACATTATGGATACGCCAAAGCCGATTTTCGTTAACGAATCCTCTGAGTTGGTGACCTTGGATGAACTTCAGCGGCGCTATATCCTGCATGTGCTTGTCAAAACCGGAGGAAAAATTTACGGTTCCGGTGGCGCCGCTGAAATCCTAGGCATAAATAGAGGTACCCTTTATTCGAGAATGAAAAAATTGGGGATTAAGATCTAAGGTTGCCGGAAATAAATAATTCCTCCATCCTGCTTGTTTTTGTGCCCGTCTACCGCGTTGCCGGTACCGGCACATATTCAATCCATACCGCGACGACCGATAACGCAGCCCAAAAACATTATCTTGAATGCTATAGTCTATGTGTCATCCCATCCCACCATATGAGAGCTGATTTTCGCCTGCCGTCCTGAAACCATCTCAAAACCTCTTCGCCTGACCGCCAAAACTGTTTAAATACATTCAATTCCTGTGTCGAAATATCAACGGTAACCCGCGCCAACGGCACAAAAATAAAATAATCTAAAGAAAACCAACAGTTATAAAATTAGTTGGAGTGGTATGTGATTTGCTGAAGTTGGAAGTAAATCATTCAGGCACCCATTCCCATGTATGAGAAAAATAATAAGTATTCAAACTATGATTTAACTCACCGGAATCCAAAATGCTTAGATGAAACCATCTACCCATAACCAATAGGATACGAGGCGACCAGGCGATGGAAATTATTGTTTTGGTAAAGCAAGTCCCGGACACCACCAATGTCAAGCTGGATCCAAAAACCGGAAATCTGCTGCGTGAAGGCTTGACGGGTATTATCAATCCGGAAGACCGCCATGCGTTGGAAGCGGCAGTCCATATCAAGGAAACGATGGGCGGCAAGGTAAAGGTTCTATCGATGGGGCCGTCCCAGGCGGTGGATGCATGCACCGAAGCCATCGGCATGGGCGCCGACGAAGCCATCCTGTTGAGCGATAGAGCCTTTGCAGGTGCCGATACGTGGGCTACCGCATTCACCTTGGGAAAAGCCGTTGAGCGAATCGGCAAATTTGATCTGATCCTTTGCGGCAGGCAGGCCATTGATGGCGATACCGCCCAGGTCGGCCCCCAGTTGGCCGATTACCTGGATATTCCACAAGTTACCTATGTACAGGACATTGAAACCATGAATGAGACGTGTACCACCGTCAAGCGCCAGTTGGAAAACGGCTATGAGCGTATTGAATGCCAACTGCCAGCCCTGCTGACGGTCATTGGTACTTTAAACCGGCCCAGGCATGCGCATTTAGGCCGATTAATTGATGCCTGCACGGCAAAGGCACCCATCAAGGTCTTCAATGCCGCGGACATTGGGGTGGTGACTTCGGATGTGGGATTGGAAGGGTCATTGACGCAGGTATCCAAAACATTCACTCCGGATTTCAAACGGCAGGGAAAAATCCTGGACGGACCGAAGGAACAGGCCGTGAGCGAGCTGTTGAAGAACATCTCCAACAGTGATGCCGCTACTGCCTGTAAGGCATTCGCCGCGTCATGTGAGCTCTCATAACCGGGTTCACCCATATTAACCCATGGAGGAAGAAGATGACCGTATGGATCGAGAGCGACCTTTGTGACGGTTGCCGGCGCTGTGTAAGAGCCTGTCCTTATGATGCGATCGCCATCGAAGACGGGAAAGCGAATATTTTAGAGCGTTGCACGAACTGCGGGGCTTGTCTTGCCGAGTGTAAAAACAGGGCCATCCAATCGGACGCGGTTCCCAAAGAGATTCCGGATTTCAGCGATCACGAGGGGGTATGGGTCTACGCGGAACAACGTGATGGTGTTCTCGCCAAGGTAACGCTCGAGCTGCTTGGTATTGCCCAGGAACTGGGCCAGGAACGCAGGCAAAAAGTGAGTGCCGTGCTTATCGGTGATCGGTTGGAAAACTTGACCCATGATCTCATCCGCCATGGAGCGGATCAAGTCTTTCTCGCCGAGGATCCATGCCTGCAGCCCTACCGGACCCTGGCTCACGTGAAGATAATGGAAGACCTCATTAACGAGCACAAACCGGAGATCCTGCTGATCGGTGCCACGCATATTGGCCGGGATCTTGCGCCTCGCCTGTCGCGACGCGTGGGCGTCGGCCTGACTGCCGACTGCACGGCACTCTCCATCGATCCGGAAGAAAAGATACTGCTCCAGACGAGGCCGGCTTTCGGCGGGAATGTGATGGCGACCATTGCCAACCGGTATTCTCGCCCACAGATGGCCACTGTTCGACCCGGCGTGATGGAAGCCAGGACCGACGAAGCCAAAGCAGGCACGATCATCCATTGCGAAGTTCAACTCGATGAGGCGGACATCAAAACCAAAGTTCTGGAAATGTTTGAGGAAAAGAGAAAGCACGCGCCAATCACCGACAGCAAAGTCATTGTCGCCGGGGGAAGAGGCGTGAATGGTGAGGCGGGGTTCCAAATGCTGCGCACGTTGGCGGATCTGCTCGATGGAGAAGTCGCAGGTACGCGAGTTGTCGCCGAACAAGGCTTTGTTCCGGCGGACTGTCAAGTCGGCCAGACCGGCAAGACAGTCAGACCGGAAATTTACATCGCTTGTGGCATTTCCGGTGCGATCCAGCATCGGGCCGGAATGATGAATTCCAGATTTATCATTGCCATCAACAAGGACCCGGACGCACCGATTTTTAAGGTCGCCGATTGGGGAATCATCGGTGATTTGCACGATGTCGTTCCGGAACTTGTCAGACAATTAACCCCGGCGAGCTGAGAGGAGAAAAGAGATGGTAAGATCGAATGCAGAGGAAATGGTAAGACGCACCATTGCCCGATTCGTGGACCAGGAGATCATCCCGGTGGCCGGGGAACTGGATGAAAAAGGAGAACCGCCCAAAGCGCTCTACAAGAAGTT
This window harbors:
- a CDS encoding ABC transporter ATP-binding protein, with protein sequence MYLLELKGIFKSYRRGGLFGTRERISVLKDIHLGLEEGACVGLLGRSGCGKSTLGRIALNLEPPDAGQVFYQGRRLETLNREAYREYRRNAQVVFQNSQGATNPRLTAGEIIAEPILNFENPEKKALRRRVDELLERVGLASADAEKSPRQFSGGELQRICIARAIALSPRLIVLDEAVSSLDMLIQARIIDLLLELQRELKMTYLFISHDIRVLLKVSDRLVVMHDGRLVEQSLDMEAVDGFTHPMFTRLLEAILPPTPARVN
- the lhgO gene encoding L-2-hydroxyglutarate oxidase, with amino-acid sequence MLDFMLVGGGIVGVSTAWQLKQRYPDAQVLLVEKEDRMARHQTGRNSGVIHAGVYYAPGSLKADFCRRGAEITFNFCREYGLPVEQCGKLLVATDAQEVPRMGALEERCRQNRIRTIRLSREELTRREPHIEGLAALFVPATGITDYARITATMASQFAALGGRVRTGRPVTAIREEQGGVRVTIGGETLRTRYLVACGGLMADRLARMMHIDIDFQIIPFRGEYYALSKPFERRFNHLIYPIPDPDLPFLGVHLTRMIDGRVTVGPNAVLGWKREGYGAVNLDPVDILEMLRFPGFWKVIGAHLSSGLGEMRDSLLRPGYLKRVQKYCPAVRLSDLRSYPTGIRAQAVLRDGALVHDFLFAESERSLHVCNAPSPAATSAIPIGEYICEKLGEKFLL
- a CDS encoding sigma-54 interaction domain-containing protein; the protein is MTTLDFTAEQLEFLSVLDAFNGPVPINIVGSLSPLAPGELLDLLRRGKEINLISEPDQDMFALTEELPQNFINVFGEINDKEKIDSIVRQLSQLNLWEEIPFSQKANLLAQSGNEKEAGLLFAEIAQTSLENKNECAAYDNLINVINILPAYLGENVVDTVFVKACQQLCYLCNYFGRYVSILPRVLKFAIEAADRLGDKRSKAILNFHLGFYHFTFGRSSDALQNIETGRLIVEDLGDDDMLMQSSGFMGLYYFFQGLNKEALDMFEKVDLNLGTRTGFLYGPNFLAYSAAYSGHFDRAIGCLDYYYHLAQRMGREPIASIYRASLGKLLIATHKLEDAKHHLLGALEANCPLENEFAGLCAESGLAFYYYRHNNLIKVSEYMDRFYARMMKSRITILSLTPWWVQMVYNAEKQGYQPPPAFSCQNLIENLAKEKNIHLKGISLRLKAKSLSFAGNQKEAIKKLLYKSEACADAASDPIQLGISRLEVAKLKVNEGDIKEACRLAMQARLRLSGQWEFIFPDDLRFLLDKYNDRVNENHFGDGFIEDFINKLSELPYHYSIDHGYSNVLAFTNRAFRAERGAILWMDSIPKKVLQPKAFKNMSASDLHAESFRPYMAAIIRCQKENRPILTSHHSLNNGSNTDGPLSALCLPVCMNGICRGVLYHDNTYVCNCFEQLSKKDLEQVSVHLERYFIRCFEFNKAIQDTKKNAVREAAALTENSGGNELIASCQPMVELLDQADKVARTDSTVLIMGETGVGKEVLAKRIHMMSPRASTPFITVDATTIPDNLVESELFGHEKGSFTGADRQKIGRLELADKGTLFIDEVGELPLPTQAKLLRVLQEKTFIRVGGTLPLESNFRLVVATNRKLEEEVKNKRFREDLYFRLNTVPLILPPLRERGKDIIELAKYFLKQFSTKYKHDDLRLSTEDEKKLRLYHWPGNIRELEHVIERAVILSKGDKIELNIMDTPKPIFVNESSELVTLDELQRRYILHVLVKTGGKIYGSGGAAEILGINRGTLYSRMKKLGIKI
- a CDS encoding electron transfer flavoprotein subunit beta/FixA family protein; protein product: MEIIVLVKQVPDTTNVKLDPKTGNLLREGLTGIINPEDRHALEAAVHIKETMGGKVKVLSMGPSQAVDACTEAIGMGADEAILLSDRAFAGADTWATAFTLGKAVERIGKFDLILCGRQAIDGDTAQVGPQLADYLDIPQVTYVQDIETMNETCTTVKRQLENGYERIECQLPALLTVIGTLNRPRHAHLGRLIDACTAKAPIKVFNAADIGVVTSDVGLEGSLTQVSKTFTPDFKRQGKILDGPKEQAVSELLKNISNSDAATACKAFAASCELS
- a CDS encoding electron transfer flavoprotein subunit alpha produces the protein MTVWIESDLCDGCRRCVRACPYDAIAIEDGKANILERCTNCGACLAECKNRAIQSDAVPKEIPDFSDHEGVWVYAEQRDGVLAKVTLELLGIAQELGQERRQKVSAVLIGDRLENLTHDLIRHGADQVFLAEDPCLQPYRTLAHVKIMEDLINEHKPEILLIGATHIGRDLAPRLSRRVGVGLTADCTALSIDPEEKILLQTRPAFGGNVMATIANRYSRPQMATVRPGVMEARTDEAKAGTIIHCEVQLDEADIKTKVLEMFEEKRKHAPITDSKVIVAGGRGVNGEAGFQMLRTLADLLDGEVAGTRVVAEQGFVPADCQVGQTGKTVRPEIYIACGISGAIQHRAGMMNSRFIIAINKDPDAPIFKVADWGIIGDLHDVVPELVRQLTPAS